The Sphaeramia orbicularis chromosome 18, fSphaOr1.1, whole genome shotgun sequence genome contains a region encoding:
- the cd248a gene encoding CD248 molecule, endosialin a, which produces MGCLVSSAATFFSVSLLALLFGVSGVFSQDLRERDALCNEEGCFVVYFQRKTFLDSWRACKDKGGNLATIKRKDDANIIASLFSTVDLRHSRTKVQVWIGLQRQPRQCTSTRPLRGFSWTTGDQDTDYTNWQKEDSPSSCSVPRCVVMGYNTQEPTDNFKWLDGSCSVPVDGYLCYYNYRQMCPALLSEGAGNALYTTPFNLLSTLLTHIPFGSVATVPCPSGTKEEQSVLCMLKDDGTAGWSRDPPLCSSPPVQHNWCDEGNGGCEHFCRQAGGHFYCECAGGYHLGEDGQSCELVDVCQGAPCEFECLPLSDGYRCACPDGYMLAPDERGCLDVDECLQSPCEQLCVNAPGTFECRCREGYHLDEVSECEDIDECINDPCEHACENTPGSHICHCHLGFSPLPEDPSRCQDIDECQIAGICEQMCANYEGGFECYCKEGYELMSDFFSCRKIGEEDDQSVVTPPFLWVTRQPGPVWDPADYVWNPQEDHTDWTPEFEQPLDWLTDPPRVLDSDVIWVTSAPQEELPFDSVLNLPTEATTEKEEHVGNQEVDWLEWGQTHPVQTELETFPTTLPTTSPSTTSFTTDWYDAEVEDEEEEEEETTTALPFLSTSTISEGAWNWWAELITTSQKPGNPADSVTDLHIPTASSYHNEAEEDHYPLRETSELPEEELREMEDNFEEITQSHDPAVPTKFTPSQTSPNVGVASGDSLDSVQNNREEKQSSTWLLVGLLVPICIFVVVMVALGIVYCTRCAVQPRNKNATDCYHWISGAHDKQGVPNPSAGVKTHV; this is translated from the coding sequence ATGGGCTGCCTGGTGAGCagtgctgctacttttttctctgtATCCTTGTTGGCTTTGCTTTTTGGAGTTTCCGGTGTTTTTAGCCAGGACCTGAGAGAGAGGGATGCACTGTGCAATGAAGAAGGCTGCTTTGTGGTTTACTTTCAACGCAAGACCTTTCTGGACTCATGGAGGGCTTGCAAAGACAAAGGGGGCAACCTAGCAACCATCAAACGGAAGGATGACGCCAACATCATTGCCAGTCTTTTCTCCACCGTGGACCTGCGACACTCACGCACTAAAGTTCAAGTATGGATCGGACTCCAACGCCAACCACGCCAGTGCACATCTACTCGTCCACTTCGGGGTTTCTCGTGGACTACAGGTGATCAGGATACAGACTATACAAACTGGCAGAAAGAGGACTCCCCTAGTAGTTGTTCGGTACCACGCTGTGTGGTTATGGGCTACAATACTCAGGAACCGACTGATAACTTTAAATGGTTGGATGGTTCCTGCTCGGTACCTGTTGATGGGTACCTTTGCTACTACAACTACAGACAAATGTGTCCTGCTTTGTTGAGTGAAGGTGCAGGAAATGCCCTCTACACCACACCGTTTAACCTTCTAAGCACACTGCTGACTCACATACCTTTCGGATCAGTTGCTACCGTACCTTGTCCTTCAGGTACTAAGGAGGAACAGTCGGTTCTGTGTATGTTAAAAGACGACGGTACAGCGGGGTGGTCAAGAGACCCCCCCCTCTGCTCCAGCCCTCCAGTACAGCACAACTGGTGTGATGAAGGTAATGGGGGATGTGAGCATTTCTGCAGACAGGCCGGTGGGCACTTTTACTGTGAATGTGCCGGCGGTTACCACCTCGGAGAAGATGGACAAAGTTGTGAACTGGTAGATGTTTGTCAAGGGGCACCCTGTGAATTTGAGTGTTTGCCCCTTTCGGACGGATACCGTTGCGCCTGCCCTGATGGATACATGCTTGCACCAGATGAACGTGGCTGTTTGGATGTAGATGAGTGTCTTCAGAGTCCTTGTGAGCAGCTTTGCGTGAACGCTCCGGGGACCTTTGAATGCCGATGTCGGGAGGGCTATCATTTAGATGAAGTGAGTGAATGTGAGGATATAGATGAGTGCATAAATGACCCCTGTGAGCATGCTTGTGAAAACACACCGGGTTCTCATATATGCCACTGCCATCTGGGTTTCTCCCCGCTGCCGGAGGACCCCAGCCGATGCCAAGACATAGATGAGTGCCAGATCGCTGGGATCTGTGAGCAGATGTGTGCGAATTATGAGGGCGGTTTTGAGTGCTACTGTAAGGAAGGCTACGAGCTCATGTCTGATTTCTTTTCCTGTCGAAAGATCGGCGAAGAGGATGACCAGTCTGTTGTCACTCCTCCTTTTCTGTGGGTCACTCGCCAGCCCGGACCGGTCTGGGATCCTGCGGACTATGTCTGGAACCCGCAGGAGGACCACACTGACTGGACACCGGAGTTTGAGCAACCTCTGGACTGGCTTACTGACCCTCCCAGAGTTTTGGATTCTGATGTAATTTGGGTCACCAGTGCCCCTCAGGAGGAACTACCCTTTGATTCAGTTCTAAACCTTCCAACAGAGGCCACcacagaaaaagaagaacatgTAGGTAACCAAGAAGTAGACTGGTTGGAGTGGGGGCAGACACATCCAGTTCAGACTGAACTGGAGACTTTTCCAACCACACTCCCTACTACATCTCCATCTACGACTAGCTTCACAACAGACTGGTATGATGCTGAAgtagaggacgaagaggaggaggaggaggagaccacCACAGCTCTCCCTTTTCTTTCAACTTCTACAATCTCTGAGGGAGCTTGGAATTGGTGGGCTGAACTCATCACTACGAGCCAGAAACCAGGAAATCCAGCGGATTCAGTCACGGACCTCCACATTCCTACtgcatctagctaccacaatgaGGCAGAGGAAGACCACTACCCCCTTAGGGAGACCTCCGAACTCCCAGAGGAGGAGTTGAGGGAAATGGAAGATAACTTTGAGGAGATCACACAGTCCCATGACCCAGCTGTTCCCACCAAATTTACCCCTTCCCAGACCTCCCCGAATGTGGGTGTAGCGAGCGGTGACAGTCTGGATTCGGTCCAGAACAACAGGGAGGAGAAACAGAGCAGCACTTGGCTTCTGGTGGGCCTCCTGGTACCCATCTGTATTTTTGTCGTGGTGATGGTGGCGCTAGGTATCGTCTACTGTACCCGCTGTGCCGTCCAGCCACGCAACAAGAACGCCACTGACTGCTACCACTGGATCTCTGGGGCTCATGATAAACAAGGAGTTCCTAACCCTTCAGCAGGGGTCAAGACCCATGTTTAA